Proteins encoded together in one Prunus dulcis chromosome 3, ALMONDv2, whole genome shotgun sequence window:
- the LOC117621644 gene encoding profilin — translation MSWQVYVDDHLMCDIDGHHLASAAIVGHDGSVWAQSSAFPKFKPEEITAIMKDFDEPGSLAPTGLHLGGTKYMVIQGEGGAVIRGKKGSSGITVKKTGQALVFGIYDEPLTPGQCNIIVERLGDYLIDQGL, via the exons ATGTCGTGGCAGGTTTACGTCGACGATCACTTGATGTGCGACATCGACGGCCACCATCTGGCCTCCGCGGCCATCGTCGGTCACGACGGCAGTGTGTGGGCCCAGAGTTCCGCCTTCCCTAAG TTCAAGCCCGAAGAAATTACGGCGATAATGAAAGATTTCGATGAGCCAGGGTCTCTTGCTCCAACTGGGTTACATCTTGGTGGCACAAAGTACATGGTTATTCAGGGAGAGGGTGGAGCTGTCATTCGTGGAAAGAAG GGCTCTAGTGGCATTACTGTGAAGAAAACTGGCCAGGCTCTGGTTTTCGGTATATATGACGAGCCCTTGACTCCAGGACAATGTAATATTATTGTGGAGAGGCTGGGGGACTACCTGATTGACCAGGGGCTGTAG
- the LOC117623099 gene encoding uncharacterized protein LOC117623099 — protein sequence MGESSEEQMLHAPCLITQYDSYTKAREDSCVIMKGHDDDGDDDDNGYAYDTTSSISVSDRSTSSLELVDDASSSTTTSSSSCSSSFNSHGSLYDLSDLMAQLPIKRGLSKYFEGKCQSFTSLSKVKSIEDLAKKESPYNQRKALKQSKSYGGGLGSYRSYTLPKATISKIKKTSSASRASYLSSDNLSFSSRTRGGSFGSNTLPPIPVRKKF from the exons ATGGGTGAAAGTAGTGAAGAACAAATGCTTCACGCTCCATGCTTGATCACACAATATGATAGCTACACAAAAGCACGGGAAGATAGCTGCGTGATCATGAAAGgacatgatgatgatggtgatgatgacgATAATGGGTATGCGTACGACACCACATCATCCATATCGGTTTCCGACCGATCGACATCTTCTTTGGAGTTGGTAGATGATGCATCttcatcaacaacaacatcatcatcatcatgttcttcttccttcaattctcatggATCTTTGTATGACTTGTCAGATCTCATGGCCCAGCTACCCATAAA AAGAGGACTTTCAAAGTATTTTGAAGGCAAGTGTCAGTCATTTACCTCATTATCAAAGGTCAAGAGCATTGAAGATCTTGCAAAGAAAGAGAGTCCTTACAATCAAAGAAAAGCACTAAAACAAAGTAAGAGCTATGGAGGTGGCTTGGGTAGCTACAGATCCTACACACTTCCTAAGGCCACCATTTCTAAGATTAAGAAGACCTCGTCAGCTTCAAGGGCTTCTTATTTGTCATCTGataatttatctttttcaaGTAGAACAAGAGGCGGCTCTTTTGGTAGTAATACGCTCCCCCCAATTCCTGTAAGAAAGAAATTTTAA
- the LOC117622496 gene encoding acid phosphatase 1-like produces the protein MEILPILVFFLATVVSTTQGHEPLVTHHIHLLRPKSGAGGDSVPGVSCLSWRLGVETNNIINWKTVPAECESYVGHYLLGHQYRKDSKVVTKEAWLYAKSLNLTNDGKNVWVFDIDETTLSNLPYYADHGFGTELYNSTAFNTWVLEGTAPVLPESLKLYKKLLKLGVKVVFITGRGEDQRNVTTSNLKNVGYHTWEKLVLKGSTYSGNTSYVYKSTERTKLVKNGFRIIGNIGDQWSDILGTNVGNRTFKLPDPMYYIS, from the exons ATGGAAATATTGCCAATACTAGTCTTCTTCCTCGCCACAGTTGTATCAACAACTCAAGGTCATGAGCCACTTGTAACCCACCATATTCATCTCCTCAGGCCAAAATCCGGAGCGGGCGGTGACAGCGTTCCTGGCGTGTCGTGCTTAAGTTGGAGATTGGGGGTGGAAACTAACAACATTATTAACTGGAAGACTGTTCCGGCAGAATGTGAGAGCTATGTTGGGCACTACTTGCTTGGCCACCAGTACAGGAAAGACTCAAAGGTGGTCACTAAGGAGGCTTGGCTCTATGCTAAGAGTCTCAATCTTACAAACGATGGCAAGAATGTGTGGGTGTTTGATATAGATGAGACTACGCTCTCTAATCTACCTTATTATGCTGATCATGGATTTGG GACGGAGTTATACAATTCCACTGCATTCAATACATGGGTCTTAGAAGGCACAGCCCCAGTTTTGCCTGAGAGTCTCAAGCTCTACAAAAAGCTTTTGAAACTTGGAGTCAAGGTTGTATTCATAACTGGAAGAGGAGAAGATCAAAGAAATGTCACAACCTCCAATCTCAAGAATGTCGGATATCACACTTGGGAGAAGCTTGTGCTCAA GGGATCGACTTATTCTGGCAACACATCATATGTGTACAAATCAACAGAGAGAACTAAGCTTGTGAAGAATGGATTTAGAATAATTGGGAATATTGGTGATCAATGGAGTGATATCTTGGGGACAAATGTCGGCAATCGGACCTTCAAGTTACCTGATCCAATGTATTACATTAGTTGA
- the LOC117621299 gene encoding uncharacterized protein LOC117621299: MEGSDKVLLLSTPTRRSVTQEPSASDENDQYYQQVGNSHLRSPKKPMAKNYMSPTISATSKAIVSRKNILGERNEASEPKFSNTLVEKFSHIGTDNGNDSLSQALPLTPSVFQCHDDGKALSDSLSSRPYDPITNYLSPRPQFLRYNPNRRRERFLGLEYGGTERNEDLGISRSGSFDSQKAIDEEAGSITTPSSLASPRQDGLLSRSGSFNSQKATDEEAGAVTTPGSLASPRQDGLTKQGDAEVEVSDGEIEESDEEIEGSNEEIEESDEEYEEVKEEKKGWKLEGLLKSLLLLSVLVLFTSHISTMNHQTVFEGIQDDGCIQNLTLEAALLKKLESRGMLWDGKEERHMGLVEIGVEEGKLVEFESGSEIMGQGEKETQMDSLEEVLELKDEEIEAMEVTEPEENGVIDELGEKQVEDIDETFDRMAENSDQIPGEVDHLNLVSDVSNDLEEEGKVAVEQIDGMMENKMEGGLEEYFTNMIAEPAMSETMDNGNLVSDVSNDLEEEGEVAVEQIDGMVENKMEGGLEEYFTNMIAEHAMSETMDNDDDAGFDEILKLEAEGNWREELITHMKLKTFYTALVGVSIFSVIVASLVLAFRFKQRNGTKKGSFEIENPCAKRLIIEQKKINEKVSSLPLKPYSEPVIAEKYKPVLPNRVEDSSIEHVYSSFRRMSLSSKHSTEAASEENYHSQAPAVELLGEFVVGEVSSSLRTCSMKNKITESEEINYSVSSKKKLGSKVQSVSFQVHPTASEFSSMDCPSYGSYITPQKIMKIKEGGKDEEVTTPLRRSSRIRNRTVASP, encoded by the exons ATGGAGGGTTCTGATAAGGTTCTTTTATTATCAACACCAACTAGGCGCTCTGTAACACAAGAGCCCTCTGCATctg ACGAAAATGATCAATATTATCAGCAAGTGGGCAATTCCCATCTGCGGAGCCCAAAGAAACCAATGGCAAAGAATTACATGTCCCCAACTATATCTGCAACGTCCAAGGCCATTGTTTCAAGAAAGAACATCTTAGGCGAAAGAAATGAGGCATCCGAACCCAAATTTTCCAATACCCTTGTTGAAAAGTTCTCCCATATAGGTACTGATAATGGTAATGATTCTTTATCCCAAGCCTTGCCATTAACCCCTTCAGTTTTTCAATGCCATGATGATGGTAAAGCTCTTTCTGATAGTTTGTCTTCAAGGCCTTATGACCCTATAACTAATTACCTTTCTCCGAGGCCTCAATTTCTCCGATACAACCCAAATAGGCGCCGGGAGCGTTTTCTTGGCCTAGAATATGGCGGTACCGAAAGAAATGAAGACTTGGGTATTAGTAGAAGTGGTTCTTTCGATTCCCAGAAAGCTATTGATGAGGAAGCTGGATCTATTACCACTCCAAGTTCTTTGGCTTCTCCCCGTCAGGATGGTCTTCTTAGCAGAAGTGGTTCTTTCAATTCCCAGAAAGCTACTGATGAGGAAGCTGGAGCCGTTACGACTCCCGGTTCTTTGGCTTCTCCTCGTCAGGATGGTCTTACTAAGCAAGGAGATGCAGAAGTTGAGGTGAGTGATGGAGAAATTGAGGAGAGTGATGAGGAAATTGAGGGAAGTAATGAGGAAATTGAGGAAAGTGATGAGGAATATGAGGAGgtgaaggaagagaagaagggTTGGAAATTGGAAGGGCTTTTAAAAAGTTTGCTTCTTTTGTCGGTTCTAGTACTCTTTACCTCACATATATCTACTATGAACCATCAAACAGTCTTTGAAGGCATTCAAGATGATGGGTGCATTCAGAACCTTACACTTGAAGCTGCTTTATTGAAGAAACTTGAAAGTAGAGGTATGCTTTGggatggaaaagaagaaagacatATGGGTTTGGTGGAAATAGGGGTTGAGGAGGGAAAGTTGGTTGAATTTGAGAGTGGAAGTGAAATTATGGGTCAAGGAGAAAAAGAGACACAAATGGATTCATTGGAAGAAGTGTTAGAGCTAAAAGACGAAGAAATTGAAGCTATGGAAGTGACTGAACCAGAAGAGAATGGAGTAATAGATGAGTTGggtgaaaaacaagttgaagatATTGACGAAACTTTTGATCGAATGGCTGAGAATTCTGATCAGATACCTGGTGAGGTTGATCACCTCAATCTAGTGTCTGATGTTTCAAAtgatcttgaagaagaaggtAAGGTTGCCGTGGAGCAAATTGATGGAATGATGGAGAATAAAATGGAGGGAGGACTAGAAGAATATTTCACAAACATGATAGCTGAACCTGCTATGTCAGAGACCATGGATAATGGCAATCTAGTGTCTGATGTTTCAAAtgatcttgaagaagaaggtgaGGTTGCAGTGGAGCAAATTGATGGAATGGTGGAGAACAAAATGGAGGGAGGACTAGAAGAATATTTCACAAACATGATAGCTGAACATGCTATGTCAGAGACCATggataatgatgatgatgcagGCTTTGATGAGATTCTCAAGTTAGAAGCAGAAGGGAACTGGAGGGAGGAGCTGATCACCCacatgaaattgaaaacattttaTACAGCTCTTGTTGGGGTTTCCATATTTTCTGTGATTGTTGCATCTCTGGTGTTGGCGTTTCGCTTTAAGCAAAGGAATGGTACAAAAAAGGGTTCTTTTGAGATTGAAAATCCTTGTGCCAAACGTCTGATAATAGAGCAGAAGAAAATCAACGAGAAGGTTTCTTCTCTGCCCTTGAAACCCTATTCAGAACCTGTGATAGCAGAGAAATACAAGCCAGTACTTCCCAATAGGGTAGAAGACAGCAGCATTGAGCATGTTTACTCTTCTTTCAGAAGGATGTCTTTGTCTTCTAAGCATTCAACTGAAGCAGCTTCTGAAGAGAATTACCATAGCCAGGCACCGGCAGTTGAATTGCTTGGTGAATTTGTGGTTGGAGAGGTCAGCAGCTCATTAAGGACCTGTAGTATGAAAAACAAGATCacagaaagtgaagaaatcaactATTCTGTTTCTTCAAAGAAGAAATTGGGGAGCAAGGTTCAGTCTGTTTCTTTTCAAGTGCATCCGACTGCGTCAGAGTTTTCTTCCATGGATTGCCCTTCATATGGAAGCTATATTACTCCTCAGAAGATCATGAAGATTA aGGAGGGTggaaaagatgaagaagttACAACTCCGCTGAGACGATCAAGCAGAATTCGCAACCGAACGGTCGCGTCTCCATGA